A section of the Hevea brasiliensis isolate MT/VB/25A 57/8 chromosome 17, ASM3005281v1, whole genome shotgun sequence genome encodes:
- the LOC110641727 gene encoding zinc finger BED domain-containing protein DAYSLEEPER gives MATPEENNALVMVTPDAQPNKRRKKKSIVWEHFTIETVSPGCRRACCNQCKQSFAYSTGSKVAGTSHLKRHIAKGTCPALLRNQGNQYTPGSGNGTASDTPKRRYRSPSSPYISFDADRCRHEIAKMIIMHDYPLHMVEHSGFVTFVQNLQPRFGMVSFNTVQGDCVATYLREKQNVMKFIEGMPGRVCLTLDTWTSSQSLGYVFVTGHFIDSDWKPHRRILNVVMEPYPDSDTALSHAVACCLSDWSLEGKLFSVTYNHPVGEPGLESLRSLLCIKNPLILNGQLLIGNCIAHTLSSIAKDVLWAGRDVVKKIRDSVKYVKTSESHEEKFVELKEQLQVPTERSLSLDDQSQWNTTYLMLVAASELKEVFSCLDTSDPDYKEAPSMEHWRQVETVCAYLRPLHDAANILTSSTNSPTAITFFHEVWKIQTDLARAVASEDPFISVITKAMQEKISKYWKDCSLVLAIAVVMDPRFKLKLVEFSFSKLYGEDAPTYIKIVDDGIHELFLEYVALPLPLTPTYADEGNTENNMRTEDHQGTLLSDNGLTDFDMFIMETTSQQMKSELDQYLEESLLPRVQEFDVLSWWKLNKLKYPTLSKMARDILTIPVSTAGPNSVFDTVNKELDEYRTSLRPETVEALVCAKDWLRLQGQHWSFVSQTRWAIMPLLPI, from the exons ATGGCAACACCTGAAGAGAACAATGCTCTGGTAATGGTTACTCCAGACGCACAACCTAACAAGCGGAGGAAAAAGAAGTCCATAGTCTGGGAACACTTTACAATAGAAACTGTAAGTCCTGGATGTAGAAGAGCGTGCTGTAATCAGTGCAAGCAAAGTTTTGCTTATAGCACAGGTTCTAAAGTAGCTGGTACTAGCCATCTCAAGCGTCACATTGCCAAGGGAACCTGCCCAGCACTACTACGCAATCAAGGGAATCAATATACCCCAGGAAGTGGAAATGGCACTGCATCTGATACACCGAAACGTCGCTACCGTTCTCCTAGCTCACCCTACATTTCGTTTGATGCAGACCGTTGCCGTCATGAAATTGCTAAGATGATCATCATGCATGACTACCCACTTCACATGGTTGAACATAGTGGGTTCGTAACTTTTGTTCAAAATCTTCAGCCCCGATTTGGCATGGTGAGCTTCAATACTGTCCAAGGTGATTGTGTTGCAACTTACTTGAGGGAAAAACAAAATGTAATGAAGTTTATTGAGGGAATGCCTGGACGTGTTTGTCTTACATTGGACACGTGGACATCAAGTCAAAGTTTAGGGTATGTTTTTGTAACTGGACACTTCATTGATAGTGATTGGAAGCCACATAGGCGGATTCTCAATGTTGTGATGGAACCGTATCCTGATTCAGATACTGCTCTCAGCCATGCTGTTGCTTGTTGCCTTTCTGATTGGAGTTTGGAAGGCAAGCTATTTTCTGTTACATACAATCATCCAGTGGGTGAACCTGGCCTTGAAAGTCTTAGATCCCTGCTTTGCATAAAAAATCCCCTTATTctcaatggtcaattattgattgGGAACTGCATTGCACATACTTTAAGCAGCATTGCGAAGGATGTGTTATGGGCTGGGCGGGATGTTGTTAAGAAAATCCGAGACAGTGTAAAATATGTAAAGACTTCAGAATCGCATGAGGAAAAGTTTGTTGAGCTTAAGGAACAACTTCAGGTGCCCACTGAAAGAAGTCTATCTCTAGATGATCAATCTCAATGGAACACAACATATCTGATGCTGGTAGCTGCATCTGAGCTAAAAGAAGTATTTTCTTGCTTGGACACTTCTGATCCTGATTACAAAGAGGCCCCTTCCATGGAACACTGGAGGCAGGTCGAGACTGTATGTGCTTATTTGAGACCTCTTCATGATGCAGCCAACATCCTTACCTCCTCCACAAATAGCCCAACCGCGATTACATTCTTCCATGAAGTATGGAAGATCCAGACTGATCTGGCTCGTGCTGTTGCAAGTGAGGATCCTTTTATCAGTGTTATTACCAAAGCAATGCAAGAAAAGATCAGCAAATATTGGAAGGATTGCAGCCTGGTTTTGGCAATTGCTGTAGTCATGGATCCCCGCTTCAAACTGAAGCTTGTGGAATTCAGTTTTTCGAAACTTTATGGCGAAGATGCACCCACATATATCAAGATTGTTGATGATGGGATCCATGAGCTCTTTCTTGAATATGTGGCCCTTCCTTTGCCTCTAACTCCAACTTATGCTGATGAAGGAAATACTGAGAACAACATGAGGACAGAGGACCACCAGGGAACCCTCCTGTCAGACAATGGACTCACAGATTTTGATATGTTCATCATGGAGACTACTAGCCAGCAGATGAAGTCAGAACTGGATCAGTACTTGGAAGAGTCATTATTGCCCCGTGTGCAAGAGTTTGATGTATTAAGTTGGTGGAAACTGAACAAGCTGAAATACCCAACTCTTTCAAAGATGGCTCGAGATATTTTAACCATTCCAGTATCTACAGCTGGTCCAAATTCTGTATTTGATACTGTGAACAAAGAGCTGGATGAGTACCGGACTTCCTTGCGTCCGGAGACAGTAGAAGCGCTGGTGTGTGCCAAGGACTGGCTTCG CTTACAAGGCCAGCACTGGTCCTTTGTCTCACAGACTAGGTGGGCTATAATGCCTCTACTGCCAATATGA